A portion of the Corynebacterium jeikeium genome contains these proteins:
- a CDS encoding adenylosuccinate lyase has translation MAEKKKIANVLANRYASATLAELWSPEYKIILERKLWIAVLKAQVARGIEVPEGTIEAYEKVIDQVDLDSIAARERITRHDVKARIEEFCDLAGTEHIHKGMTSRDLTENVEQLQVLQSLKVVRDKAVAVAARTAEKASEYQSLVMAGRSHNVAAQATTLGKRFASAADEMLLGIERVEDLISRYPLRGIKGPMGTAQDMLDLLDGDESALASLENEIAEGLGFDRVFDSVGQVYPRTLDFDALSALVELGAGPASLATTIRLMAGNETVTEGFKEGQVGSSAMPHKMNARSCERVHGFQVILRGYMTMLSEYAGTQWNEGDVSCSVVRRVALPDAFFAMDGMFETFLTVLSEFGAFPAMIDRELERYLPFLASTKILMAAVRAGMGREEAHEIIKEHAVATALDMREKGAEQNLTERLAADERFPLDAAGLADALANRHAFIGAAESQVDRVVARVQAVVDKYPEAAAYKPGEIL, from the coding sequence GTGGCTGAGAAAAAGAAGATCGCAAACGTCCTTGCTAACCGATACGCCTCTGCGACTCTGGCTGAGTTGTGGAGCCCTGAGTACAAGATCATCCTCGAGCGCAAGCTCTGGATTGCCGTTCTGAAGGCTCAGGTCGCTCGCGGAATTGAGGTGCCGGAGGGCACTATCGAGGCGTATGAGAAGGTCATCGACCAGGTTGACCTCGACTCCATTGCCGCCCGTGAGCGTATTACTCGCCACGATGTGAAGGCTCGCATTGAAGAGTTCTGCGACCTGGCTGGCACCGAGCACATTCACAAGGGTATGACCTCGCGTGACCTGACCGAAAACGTTGAGCAGCTGCAGGTTCTGCAGTCGCTGAAGGTCGTGCGCGACAAGGCCGTTGCCGTTGCCGCCCGCACTGCGGAAAAGGCCTCCGAGTACCAGTCGCTGGTGATGGCAGGTCGCTCCCACAACGTCGCCGCACAGGCAACAACCCTGGGTAAGCGCTTCGCCTCTGCTGCGGACGAGATGCTGCTGGGCATCGAGCGCGTAGAAGACCTGATTTCCCGCTACCCACTGCGTGGCATCAAGGGCCCGATGGGTACCGCCCAGGACATGCTGGATCTGCTTGACGGTGATGAGTCCGCACTGGCCTCCCTCGAAAACGAAATCGCTGAAGGCCTCGGCTTCGACCGCGTCTTTGACTCCGTTGGTCAGGTCTACCCGCGCACCCTCGACTTCGACGCTCTGTCCGCACTGGTCGAGCTGGGCGCAGGCCCGGCGTCGCTGGCCACCACCATCCGCCTGATGGCCGGTAATGAGACCGTCACCGAGGGCTTCAAGGAAGGCCAGGTCGGCTCTTCCGCCATGCCGCACAAGATGAACGCCCGCTCCTGTGAGCGCGTCCACGGTTTCCAGGTCATCCTGCGTGGTTACATGACCATGCTCTCCGAATACGCCGGTACTCAGTGGAACGAAGGCGACGTTTCCTGCTCCGTGGTTCGCCGCGTTGCACTGCCGGATGCTTTCTTCGCCATGGACGGCATGTTCGAAACCTTCCTCACCGTCCTGTCCGAGTTCGGTGCATTCCCGGCCATGATCGACCGTGAGCTGGAGCGCTACCTGCCGTTCCTGGCTTCCACCAAGATCCTCATGGCAGCCGTTCGCGCTGGTATGGGCCGCGAGGAAGCCCACGAGATCATCAAGGAGCACGCCGTCGCCACCGCACTGGATATGCGCGAAAAGGGTGCTGAGCAGAATCTCACTGAACGTCTCGCTGCAGATGAGCGTTTCCCGCTGGATGCCGCAGGGCTTGCCGACGCTCTGGCGAACCGCCATGCGTTCATCGGTGCCGCGGAATCCCAGGTTGACCGCGTAGTTGCACGTGTGCAGGCTGTCGTGGACAAGTACCCAGAGGCCGCGGCCTACAAGCCGGGCGAGATTCTGTAG
- a CDS encoding alpha/beta fold hydrolase, which yields MTSAVRTSLSRPGATLNVLRWVPENDKGAPITPKGVVQIVHGMVEYANRYAKFAEYLVSQGYAVVAHDHRGHGMTKTDAGIPGFFADYGGWNLILEDLHAVRQYVDAEFPGSKHYILGHSMGSLLTRNYIAKYGEGLTGVIIMGTVSWPGAKGDAGMKVANLLAKIRPTAPGKLLNTLTFADYNKDFERRTKFDWLTRDHKIVDAYIADDKCGFVPTNAFFRDLLVGTHYANSPEAYEKAPDELPLFVVSGAVDPAGGAACVTEVVGKYLNAGKKDVRFKVYPDGRHEILNELNKEEVYSDIVAWLESR from the coding sequence GTGACATCGGCTGTTAGGACTTCGCTTTCTCGCCCAGGTGCCACATTGAATGTGCTGCGCTGGGTTCCAGAAAATGACAAGGGCGCGCCCATTACTCCTAAGGGAGTGGTGCAGATTGTCCACGGCATGGTCGAGTACGCCAACCGCTACGCCAAGTTCGCCGAGTACCTCGTATCCCAGGGTTATGCCGTCGTCGCGCACGACCATCGCGGCCACGGTATGACCAAGACGGATGCTGGCATCCCGGGCTTCTTCGCTGACTACGGTGGCTGGAACCTGATTCTCGAAGACCTCCACGCGGTGCGCCAGTACGTTGATGCAGAATTCCCAGGTAGCAAGCACTATATTCTCGGCCACTCCATGGGGTCGCTTCTGACTCGTAACTACATCGCCAAGTACGGCGAGGGGCTCACCGGTGTCATTATCATGGGCACTGTGTCGTGGCCAGGGGCTAAGGGCGACGCGGGAATGAAGGTGGCAAACCTGCTGGCTAAGATTCGTCCTACCGCGCCGGGCAAGCTGCTCAACACTCTCACCTTTGCTGATTACAACAAGGACTTTGAGCGCCGCACTAAGTTTGATTGGCTCACCCGCGACCACAAGATTGTCGATGCTTATATTGCGGACGACAAGTGTGGTTTCGTTCCCACCAATGCCTTTTTCCGCGACCTTCTCGTCGGCACGCACTACGCGAACTCGCCTGAAGCCTATGAGAAAGCGCCTGATGAGCTGCCGCTTTTCGTGGTTTCCGGTGCCGTTGATCCGGCGGGTGGCGCTGCCTGTGTGACTGAGGTCGTGGGCAAATACCTGAACGCGGGCAAGAAGGACGTGCGCTTTAAGGTCTATCCGGATGGTCGCCATGAGATTCTCAACGAGTTGAATAAGGAAGAGGTCTACTCCGACATTGTGGCGTGGTTGGAGTCCCGCTAG
- a CDS encoding MarR family transcriptional regulator produces the protein MRNDDLAALVYENMLLSRVSSSGYRPHRKDILLDRSAAALLARLEAQPDMTVAELSDALGLDISTVHRQLAAAMRQGYIAKRSAPSSSAKVHSATDKGLELLHREIEARKNTVDDITHGWEDSELAEFVRLMRKFNEGVEEMRGHPWPR, from the coding sequence GTGCGAAACGACGACCTGGCCGCGCTCGTTTACGAGAACATGCTGCTATCCCGGGTGAGCTCCAGCGGCTACCGACCACATCGTAAGGACATCCTGTTGGATCGCTCCGCCGCAGCACTGCTGGCTAGGCTGGAAGCACAGCCGGATATGACAGTCGCCGAGCTCTCCGATGCACTAGGGCTGGACATTTCTACAGTGCATCGCCAGCTGGCCGCCGCCATGCGGCAGGGGTATATCGCGAAGAGGTCCGCGCCGTCGTCAAGCGCGAAGGTGCATAGCGCGACCGACAAGGGGCTAGAGCTGCTGCACCGGGAGATTGAGGCGCGTAAGAATACCGTCGATGACATTACGCATGGCTGGGAAGACTCGGAGCTCGCGGAGTTCGTGCGATTGATGCGCAAATTCAACGAGGGCGTGGAAGAAATGCGTGGTCATCCATGGCCTAGATAA
- a CDS encoding NAD(P)H-dependent oxidoreductase: protein MRMTAQISILVGSLRRASYARKIALKAATYFPDDFKVDIVEIRDLPLYNFDYDDPAVSDIATPAEYTSFRETIKASDGILFVTPENNRTIPAALKNAVDIGSKPNGDVAWKNLPAGIISHSVGRMGGYSSQKNLRLALSYFDMPMLGQPEVFLGQSPTLIDEQGEFTSSSTEDFVRDYINRFADLVREQSPRH from the coding sequence ATTCGCATGACTGCACAGATTTCTATCCTGGTAGGAAGCTTGCGTCGAGCCTCCTATGCACGAAAGATTGCACTCAAGGCAGCCACGTACTTCCCCGATGACTTCAAAGTCGACATCGTCGAGATTCGTGACCTCCCTCTCTACAACTTCGACTACGACGACCCCGCAGTGTCCGATATTGCGACTCCCGCGGAATACACCAGTTTCCGGGAAACCATTAAAGCCAGCGATGGCATCCTATTTGTCACCCCAGAAAACAACCGCACAATTCCTGCAGCTCTGAAGAATGCCGTTGACATCGGATCTAAGCCCAACGGTGATGTGGCATGGAAGAACCTGCCCGCGGGAATTATCAGCCACTCCGTCGGCCGTATGGGAGGTTATAGCTCTCAGAAGAACTTGCGACTCGCGCTGTCGTACTTCGACATGCCGATGCTCGGTCAGCCAGAGGTCTTCCTGGGACAATCGCCAACACTCATTGACGAACAAGGAGAATTCACGTCGTCAAGCACTGAGGACTTTGTTCGCGACTACATCAACAGATTTGCAGACCTAGTTCGAGAGCAGAGCCCACGCCACTAA
- a CDS encoding VWA domain-containing protein, with protein MIRRRQLSAVVLTISMLLVLVGSFAGITTGRAQAQEAASTISPTMVILDASGSMLADDAGGQTRMEAAKDATSKFAGSVSEDSEIGFMVYGTEVGNSPEEREAGCQDITTLLPVQAGNSAKIPAEVGKIQASGHTPMGPALRQAADELPKEGQRSIVLVSDGEDTCAPPPVCEVAKELKQQGVDLVINTVGFLVDAGARAELECIAEATGGEYLDAQDSDSLAESMKTLATRTARTAQSSAQEIQGGDAPTSATQVPADVETFSTKLREKTPESERSISNQEGDGAEYFSVPVAEGERLAISAATVPGASSGATLMDLDVRNFALTMHLDDSSCFLANDFGNGIIDSNGPFFASITTKQPGGAEGDCKSGNMVFSVARKGGPFEGQDIPAEVTIKRFANENLTDVPEAFPSDKESLNPPPATPEADQAKKVTPGSWFDDATELTADNISSVTADIVPGETHVYKIKSEYGQQLRGAVKLIDAPEADKLAQISGLDIKTLNSARQLAGSEENRPVNEHQIGEETTFGNSARINYRNRIGEDSEKSGDYEAERAWLDGDQYIVVFFNNSWGAGKSHDVADVQNVPVTYQLTTELVGEKIPGPAFEQVAHKSPSSETPTSSQQDPKAPEENEDDGSSNMMWFSIGAVLLAVVVGATIALTRK; from the coding sequence ATGATCAGAAGAAGACAACTCTCAGCGGTCGTGCTCACCATCTCCATGCTGCTGGTGCTCGTAGGCTCTTTTGCGGGAATCACAACAGGGCGTGCACAGGCGCAAGAGGCCGCGAGTACTATCTCGCCAACCATGGTGATCCTGGATGCTTCAGGGTCAATGCTTGCCGACGACGCGGGTGGCCAAACCCGAATGGAGGCAGCGAAGGACGCGACGAGTAAGTTCGCGGGATCTGTGTCAGAGGACTCCGAAATTGGGTTCATGGTCTACGGCACGGAAGTCGGCAATTCGCCGGAGGAGCGGGAAGCTGGCTGTCAGGACATCACCACGCTGCTGCCCGTGCAGGCTGGCAACTCGGCGAAGATTCCTGCTGAAGTAGGAAAGATCCAAGCCTCCGGCCACACTCCGATGGGGCCTGCGCTGCGTCAGGCGGCCGATGAGTTGCCGAAAGAAGGGCAACGTTCGATTGTGTTGGTCTCCGATGGTGAGGACACCTGTGCTCCGCCACCGGTGTGCGAGGTAGCAAAAGAACTCAAGCAGCAGGGCGTTGATCTGGTCATCAACACAGTTGGTTTCCTCGTTGATGCGGGCGCACGTGCTGAACTGGAGTGCATTGCTGAGGCCACAGGCGGCGAGTACCTAGATGCCCAGGACTCCGATTCGCTGGCTGAGTCCATGAAGACGCTGGCGACCCGCACCGCACGCACCGCGCAGTCCAGCGCGCAAGAGATACAGGGCGGCGACGCTCCTACGAGCGCTACCCAGGTTCCTGCCGACGTGGAAACGTTCTCGACCAAGCTGCGGGAAAAGACTCCTGAGTCCGAGCGCAGCATCAGTAATCAGGAAGGCGACGGTGCTGAGTACTTCTCCGTCCCGGTCGCTGAGGGAGAGCGGCTTGCAATTAGTGCGGCCACGGTGCCGGGAGCGTCGTCAGGCGCGACTTTGATGGACCTAGATGTCCGCAACTTCGCGCTCACTATGCATTTGGACGACAGCAGTTGCTTCCTTGCCAATGATTTCGGCAATGGCATCATCGACTCCAATGGCCCCTTTTTCGCATCGATAACAACCAAGCAGCCCGGAGGAGCGGAGGGGGACTGTAAGTCGGGCAATATGGTGTTCTCCGTGGCCCGAAAAGGAGGCCCCTTCGAAGGTCAGGACATTCCTGCAGAAGTAACCATCAAGCGTTTCGCCAACGAAAACCTGACTGATGTGCCGGAGGCGTTCCCGTCCGACAAGGAGAGCTTGAACCCTCCGCCCGCGACACCGGAAGCAGATCAGGCTAAGAAGGTCACCCCAGGTTCGTGGTTCGATGACGCCACGGAACTTACTGCCGACAACATCAGCAGCGTCACGGCCGACATTGTTCCTGGTGAGACGCACGTGTACAAGATCAAGTCCGAGTATGGGCAGCAGCTCCGCGGCGCCGTCAAACTCATTGACGCCCCAGAAGCGGACAAGCTTGCACAGATCTCCGGCCTGGATATCAAGACGCTGAATTCGGCACGCCAGCTCGCCGGTAGCGAGGAAAACCGTCCGGTAAATGAACACCAGATCGGCGAAGAGACAACATTTGGTAACTCGGCCCGGATTAACTACCGCAATCGAATCGGCGAAGATAGTGAAAAGTCGGGTGATTACGAGGCTGAAAGAGCGTGGCTGGATGGTGACCAGTACATCGTTGTCTTCTTCAACAACAGTTGGGGCGCCGGTAAATCCCACGATGTCGCGGATGTTCAAAACGTCCCGGTGACTTACCAGCTGACCACGGAGTTGGTCGGCGAGAAGATCCCGGGCCCAGCTTTTGAACAGGTCGCGCACAAGTCGCCAAGTAGCGAAACCCCGACCAGCAGCCAGCAGGATCCGAAGGCCCCCGAAGAAAATGAGGATGACGGCTCTTCCAACATGATGTGGTTCTCTATTGGTGCAGTTCTGTTAGCCGTCGTCGTCGGCGCGACAATCGCGTTGACCCGTAAGTAA